The genomic stretch GAAAAGAAGGAAGAAGAGGAGGAGAGCGGCATGGCCGGTCTCGGTGCCCTCTTCGGCTAATATCATTTCAACAAGAGGTGAATGAACTATGGAGTATATCTACGCTGCACTGCTCCTGCACAACGCAGGCAAGGATGTAACTGAAGAGAATGTGACTGCTGTCCTGAACGCGGCCGGTGTCGAGGTCCAGGATGCCCGCGTGAAGGCGCTCGTCGCCGCACTCGAGGACGTGAACATCGAGGAGGCCATCAGCAAGGCCGCCGTCGCGCCCGTCGCCGCTGCCCCTGCAGCTGCTGCCCCTGCAGCCGCCGCCGCGCCCGCAGCCGAGGAAGAGGCCGAGGAAGAGTCCAAGAAGGAAGAGGAAGAAGAGAGCGGCATGGCCGGTCTCGGCGCCCTCTTCGGCTAAACCTTTTTTTTCTTTCGCGTTCAACGAACCGGATCGACCGGTTATTTTCAGGAATTCCGGGACGCGACGCCGTCTCCGCGTCAAAGCCCCCCGTATCGTTCTCAAGATTCTTTTACTATCTACGTCGCGGCATCGCATCGTTGCGAATCACGGGGCGCCGAACGGCTGGATCAAAAACAGTTACGAACCAGCGGTCGCCGGTGTTCTGCGAAGAAAAGGGATGCCTGTCCGGCTACGGCCCGGTGAATACGGGGGCTCTCACTCCTCCACGCTCCCCCCGTAGACCACCTGCCCGAAGCTGATGCAGCCGTCGCCGAGCGGGTAGCCCTTATTCATGATGAACTCGAGCCCGGCGGTGCGGATCTCGGTTCTGATCGTCTCCCGGATCGCCCGGTTGTAGGCCACGCCGCCCGAGAGCGCCACCCGGGGGATCCCCCGCTCTTCTGCCGCCCGGACGGCCATCGCGGCGACGCCCCGGGCGAGGTTGTACTGGATCGATGCGGCGAGATCTTCGGCACGCTCCCCGGCGGCGGACCGCCGGTAGGCCTCTGCGAGGAGCGACCTGGTCGAGAGGACCTCGCAGCCGCTGTCCAGCTGGTATTCGATCTCCCAGGCCGAGGGCTTCCCGGCGTGCGCCGCCGTCTCGAGTTTCATCGCCGGCTCCCCGTCGTAGGTCCGTTCCCGGCAGATCCCGAGGAGGGCTGCGGCGGCGTCCAGCACCCGGCCGGTGCTCGATGTCGCGGCGACGTTCAGGCCCCGCTCCACCTGCCTGACGAGGACGGCGAGCTCGATATCGCTCCAGCCCCGCGATGCGAGCAGGTCCCGGACTTCGGGGGTGGGGAGGATGCCGTAGAGCATCCGCTCCGGGAACCGGGTGGCGAGGTCGCCGCCCGGCATCGGGACGACCTCAAGGTGGGCGACCCGATCGAGGTAGGGGACCTGTCCGGCGAATACCTCGCCGCCCCAGATCGTGGCGTCGTCGCCGTAGCCCACCCCGTCGATCGCGATCCCGACGCACTCCTCCCGGGTTGCGGCGGCGATGTGCGCCCGGTGGTGCTGGACGGCGAGGAGCTCAGCCCCTGTCGCTTCGGCAACCTCCCTCGCGTAGCGGGTCGAGAGGAACTGCGGGTGGAGGTCGTGGACGATCCGGTCGTATCGTGCGCCGGTGAGGCCGCCGAGCCGTTCTGCCGTCTCCTGCAGGTAGGCAAGGGTCTGGGGGTTCCTGACGTTTCCGACATGGGGGGAGGTGATGCAGAAGCCGCCTTTATAGATGGAGATGTTTGCGTTCAGTTCCGGGCCGA from Methanoculleus chikugoensis encodes the following:
- the rpl12p gene encoding 50S ribosomal protein P1; translated protein: MEYIYAALLLHNAGKDVTEENVTAVLNAAGVEVQDARVKALVAALEDVNIEEAISKAAVAPVAAAPAAAAPAAAAAPAAEEEAEEESKKEEEEESGMAGLGALFG